The following are encoded in a window of Heliangelus exortis chromosome 9, bHelExo1.hap1, whole genome shotgun sequence genomic DNA:
- the SCHIP1 gene encoding schwannomin-interacting protein 1 isoform X5: protein MVHQENCSYQAQKNERESIRQKLALGSFFDDGPGLYSTCSKSGKPSLSSRLQSGMNLQICFVNDSGSDKDSDGDDSKTETSLDTPLSPMSKQSSSYSDRDTTEEESESLDDMDFLSRQKKLQAEAKMALAMAKPMAKMQVEVEKQNRKKSPVADLLPHMPHISECLMKRSLKPTDLRDMTIGQLQVIVNDLHSQIESLNEELVQLLLIRDELHTEQDAMLVDIEDLTRHAESQQKHLAEKMPAK from the exons ATGGTTCACCAGGAGAACTGCTCCTACCAG GCCCAGAAGAATGAGCGGGAGTCCATCAGGCAGAAGTTGGCTCTGGGCAGCTTCTTCGATGATGGGCCAGGACTTTACAGCACCTGCAGCAAGAGTGGGAAACCCAGCCTCTCCTCCAG GTTACAGAGTGGGATGAACCTGCAGATTTGCTTTGTCAATGACAGTGGCAGCGACAAGGACAGCGATGGTGACGACAGCAAGACAGAAACCAGCCTGGACACCCCCCTGTCACCCATG agCAAGCAGAGCTCGTCCTACTCCGACAGAGACACAACAGAGGAGGAGTCAGAGTCCCTGGACGACATGGATTTCCTCAGCAGGCAAAAGAAACTCCAAGCTGAAGCCAAAATGGCCTTGGCTATGGCAAAGCCCATGGCCAAAATGCAGGTGGAGGTGGAGAAGCAGAACAGGAAGAAGTCACCGGTAGCGGATCTG ctgccACACATGCCTCATATAAGTGAATGCCTGATGAAGAGAAGCTTAAAACCTACTGACCTGAGGGACATGACCATTGGGCAGCTCCAGGTGATAGTCAATGATCTGCACTCACAGATAGAGA GCTTGAATGAGGAGctggtgcagctgctgctgatccGGGATGAGCTGCACACAGAGCAGGATGCCATGCTGGTGGACATCGAGGACCTGACCAG gcATGCTGAGAGCCAGCAGAAGCACCTGGCAGAGAAGATGCCAGCAAAATGA
- the SCHIP1 gene encoding schwannomin-interacting protein 1 isoform X4, with translation MSGEGDGMGDIIRKAPPPPGEGSYKKAQKNERESIRQKLALGSFFDDGPGLYSTCSKSGKPSLSSRLQSGMNLQICFVNDSGSDKDSDGDDSKTETSLDTPLSPMSKQSSSYSDRDTTEEESESLDDMDFLSRQKKLQAEAKMALAMAKPMAKMQVEVEKQNRKKSPVADLLPHMPHISECLMKRSLKPTDLRDMTIGQLQVIVNDLHSQIESLNEELVQLLLIRDELHTEQDAMLVDIEDLTRHAESQQKHLAEKMPAK, from the exons ATGAGTGGGGAGGGTGATGGAATGGGTGACATCATCAGGAAAGCACCCCCACCACCCGGGGAGGGCAGTTATAAAAAG GCCCAGAAGAATGAGCGGGAGTCCATCAGGCAGAAGTTGGCTCTGGGCAGCTTCTTCGATGATGGGCCAGGACTTTACAGCACCTGCAGCAAGAGTGGGAAACCCAGCCTCTCCTCCAG GTTACAGAGTGGGATGAACCTGCAGATTTGCTTTGTCAATGACAGTGGCAGCGACAAGGACAGCGATGGTGACGACAGCAAGACAGAAACCAGCCTGGACACCCCCCTGTCACCCATG agCAAGCAGAGCTCGTCCTACTCCGACAGAGACACAACAGAGGAGGAGTCAGAGTCCCTGGACGACATGGATTTCCTCAGCAGGCAAAAGAAACTCCAAGCTGAAGCCAAAATGGCCTTGGCTATGGCAAAGCCCATGGCCAAAATGCAGGTGGAGGTGGAGAAGCAGAACAGGAAGAAGTCACCGGTAGCGGATCTG ctgccACACATGCCTCATATAAGTGAATGCCTGATGAAGAGAAGCTTAAAACCTACTGACCTGAGGGACATGACCATTGGGCAGCTCCAGGTGATAGTCAATGATCTGCACTCACAGATAGAGA GCTTGAATGAGGAGctggtgcagctgctgctgatccGGGATGAGCTGCACACAGAGCAGGATGCCATGCTGGTGGACATCGAGGACCTGACCAG gcATGCTGAGAGCCAGCAGAAGCACCTGGCAGAGAAGATGCCAGCAAAATGA
- the SCHIP1 gene encoding schwannomin-interacting protein 1 isoform X6, translated as MVHQENCSYQAQKNERESIRQKLALGSFFDDGPGLYSTCSKSGKPSLSSRLQSGMNLQICFVNDSGSDKDSDGDDSKTETSLDTPLSPMSKQSSSYSDRDTTEEESESLDDMDFLSRQKKLQAEAKMALAMAKPMAKMQVEVEKQNRKKSPVADLLPHMPHISECLMKRSLKPTDLRDMTIGQLQVIVNDLHSQIESLNEELVQLLLIRDELHTEQDAMLVDIEDLTR; from the exons ATGGTTCACCAGGAGAACTGCTCCTACCAG GCCCAGAAGAATGAGCGGGAGTCCATCAGGCAGAAGTTGGCTCTGGGCAGCTTCTTCGATGATGGGCCAGGACTTTACAGCACCTGCAGCAAGAGTGGGAAACCCAGCCTCTCCTCCAG GTTACAGAGTGGGATGAACCTGCAGATTTGCTTTGTCAATGACAGTGGCAGCGACAAGGACAGCGATGGTGACGACAGCAAGACAGAAACCAGCCTGGACACCCCCCTGTCACCCATG agCAAGCAGAGCTCGTCCTACTCCGACAGAGACACAACAGAGGAGGAGTCAGAGTCCCTGGACGACATGGATTTCCTCAGCAGGCAAAAGAAACTCCAAGCTGAAGCCAAAATGGCCTTGGCTATGGCAAAGCCCATGGCCAAAATGCAGGTGGAGGTGGAGAAGCAGAACAGGAAGAAGTCACCGGTAGCGGATCTG ctgccACACATGCCTCATATAAGTGAATGCCTGATGAAGAGAAGCTTAAAACCTACTGACCTGAGGGACATGACCATTGGGCAGCTCCAGGTGATAGTCAATGATCTGCACTCACAGATAGAGA GCTTGAATGAGGAGctggtgcagctgctgctgatccGGGATGAGCTGCACACAGAGCAGGATGCCATGCTGGTGGACATCGAGGACCTGACCAGGTGA